In Streptomyces nojiriensis, one genomic interval encodes:
- a CDS encoding wax ester/triacylglycerol synthase family O-acyltransferase, producing MATEHLSPLDLAFWRIESADHPMHLGALAVFRAAGPGGAERAAHLLTARCAAVPRLRRRIRDVLLPVGAAAWSPDPGFDPARHVFLVRTGEAVPHAAAGPLMARPLDRALPPWEAHVLAGPDPDSFAVLFKFHHALADGMGALALAATLFDEATAPRPPARPVPEQRAGSVLRRLPGVLAARVQDVGQALEIGAAVARAGLPLGVPAALTAGSTGSGARAVAGLALDLDEVNLVRKGAGGTVNDVLIALVAGALRRWLAERGDPEPWGAGPRALIPVSRRRGPGGSGGAGNRLSGYLLRLPLAESDPLRRLGSVRAAMDRNKDAGPARGAGAVALLADHVHPLGHRLGGPLVAQAARLLFDILVTSVPLPSFTFTLGGSPVREVYPLAPLARGQSLAVAVSTYKGTVHYGLVADAAAVPDLAALAGALRAELDELVREVS from the coding sequence GTGGCCACCGAGCACCTGTCCCCGCTCGACCTCGCCTTCTGGCGGATCGAATCCGCCGACCACCCCATGCACCTGGGTGCCCTCGCCGTGTTCCGCGCCGCCGGGCCCGGCGGCGCGGAGCGGGCCGCCCACCTGCTCACCGCCCGCTGCGCGGCCGTGCCGCGCCTGCGCCGCCGGATCCGCGACGTGCTGCTGCCGGTCGGCGCGGCCGCCTGGTCGCCGGACCCCGGCTTCGACCCGGCCCGGCACGTGTTCCTCGTGCGTACCGGCGAAGCCGTCCCGCACGCCGCCGCCGGACCGCTGATGGCGCGGCCGCTGGACCGGGCGCTGCCGCCGTGGGAGGCGCACGTGCTGGCCGGACCCGATCCGGACTCCTTCGCCGTGCTCTTCAAGTTCCACCACGCCCTCGCCGACGGCATGGGTGCGCTGGCCCTCGCGGCCACCCTGTTCGACGAGGCGACGGCCCCGCGGCCGCCCGCGCGGCCCGTCCCCGAGCAGCGCGCCGGCTCCGTCCTGCGCCGGCTCCCCGGAGTGCTGGCGGCGCGGGTCCAGGACGTCGGGCAGGCCCTGGAGATCGGCGCCGCCGTGGCCCGCGCCGGACTGCCGCTCGGGGTTCCGGCGGCCCTCACCGCGGGCTCCACCGGCTCGGGCGCCCGTGCGGTCGCCGGCCTCGCGCTCGACCTGGACGAGGTCAACCTCGTCCGCAAGGGCGCCGGCGGCACCGTCAACGACGTGCTGATCGCCCTGGTCGCGGGCGCGCTGCGGCGCTGGCTGGCGGAGCGGGGCGATCCGGAGCCCTGGGGCGCGGGCCCGCGCGCGCTGATCCCGGTGTCCCGCCGCCGCGGGCCCGGAGGTTCGGGCGGCGCCGGGAACCGACTCTCCGGGTATCTGCTCCGGCTGCCGCTCGCCGAATCCGATCCGCTGCGCCGCCTGGGCAGCGTGCGCGCCGCCATGGACCGCAACAAGGACGCCGGACCCGCCCGCGGCGCCGGGGCCGTCGCCCTGCTCGCCGATCACGTCCACCCGCTCGGCCACCGGCTCGGCGGCCCGCTCGTGGCCCAGGCCGCCCGGCTGCTCTTCGACATCCTGGTCACCAGCGTGCCGCTGCCGAGCTTCACCTTCACCCTCGGCGGCAGTCCGGTCCGCGAGGTGTACCCGCTCGCCCCGCTCGCCCGGGGGCAGTCGCTGGCCGTCGCGGTCTCCACGTACAAGGGGACGGTCCACTACGGACTGGTCGCCGACGCGGCGGCCGTGCCGGATCTGGCGGCCCTGGCGGGGGCGCTTCGCGCGGAACTCGACGAGCTTGTACGAGAGGTCTCGTAG
- a CDS encoding WD40/YVTN/BNR-like repeat-containing protein: MTDAVLLVGTRKGLFIGRRRGGAPWEFDGPHFNAQAVYAVAVDRRGPAPRLLVGGDSSHWGPSVFSSDDLGATWREPAAPAVRFPQDTGASLERVWQLHPAGPEAPGVVYAGTEPAALFRSTDRGDSFELVRPLWEHPSRGKWVPGGGGEGLHTVITDPRDPDAVTVAVSTAGVFRTRDGGASWAPSNEGVSAVFLPDPHPEFGQCVHKIAQDAADTDRLYLQNHWGVYRSDDAGGRWTDIGGGLPSDFGFAVAAHPHRPDTAYVFPLNADSDRVPAEHRCRVFRTRDAGATWEPLARGLPAGDHYGTVLRDALCTDDADPAGIYFGNRNGELYASHDDGDSWQLLAEHLPDVLCVRAATFGQ, encoded by the coding sequence ATGACCGATGCAGTACTGCTCGTGGGAACCCGCAAAGGACTCTTCATCGGCCGCCGCCGCGGCGGGGCGCCCTGGGAGTTCGACGGGCCCCATTTCAACGCCCAGGCCGTCTACGCGGTCGCCGTCGACCGGCGGGGTCCGGCGCCCCGGCTGCTGGTCGGCGGGGACAGCTCCCACTGGGGGCCGTCCGTCTTCAGCTCCGACGACCTCGGAGCGACCTGGCGGGAACCCGCCGCACCCGCCGTACGGTTCCCCCAGGACACCGGGGCCTCCCTGGAGCGGGTCTGGCAGCTGCACCCGGCCGGCCCCGAGGCCCCGGGCGTGGTGTACGCGGGGACGGAACCGGCCGCGCTGTTCCGCTCGACCGACCGGGGCGACTCCTTCGAGCTGGTCCGCCCGCTGTGGGAGCACCCGAGCCGCGGGAAGTGGGTACCGGGCGGCGGCGGCGAGGGCCTGCACACGGTGATCACCGACCCGCGCGACCCGGACGCCGTGACCGTCGCCGTCTCCACCGCCGGGGTGTTCCGGACCCGGGACGGCGGGGCCAGCTGGGCGCCGTCCAACGAGGGGGTCTCGGCGGTGTTCCTGCCGGACCCGCACCCCGAGTTCGGCCAGTGCGTGCACAAGATCGCCCAGGACGCCGCGGACACGGACCGGCTGTACCTGCAGAACCACTGGGGCGTCTACCGCAGCGACGACGCGGGCGGCCGGTGGACCGACATCGGCGGCGGGCTGCCCTCCGACTTCGGGTTCGCGGTGGCGGCCCATCCGCACCGGCCGGACACCGCCTACGTCTTCCCGCTCAACGCCGACTCCGACCGGGTCCCGGCCGAGCACCGGTGCCGGGTCTTCCGCACCCGGGACGCGGGCGCCACCTGGGAGCCGCTGGCGCGCGGGCTCCCGGCCGGGGACCACTACGGCACGGTGCTCCGGGACGCCCTGTGCACGGACGACGCGGACCCGGCGGGCATCTACTTCGGCAACCGCAACGGCGAGCTGTACGCCAGCCACGACGACGGCGACAGCTGGCAACTGCTCGCCGAGCACCTGCCCGACGTCCTGTGCGTGCGGGCGGCCACGTTCGGCCAGTAG
- a CDS encoding uracil-DNA glycosylase, translating into MAARPLNEIVEPGWARALEPVAGQIAAMGDFLRAEIAAGRTYVPAGANVLRAFQQPFDEVKVLIVGQDPYPTPGHAVGLSFSVAPDVRPVPPSLDNIFLEMHRDIGTGRPANGDLTPWTRQGVLLLNRSLTTAPRRSNAHQGKGWEAVTDQAIRALAARGKPLVSILWGRAARNLRPLLGELPVVESSHPSPKSADYGFFGSRPFSRTNELLVGQGSQPVDWRLPSVS; encoded by the coding sequence GTGGCAGCACGACCGTTGAACGAAATCGTAGAGCCGGGCTGGGCCCGGGCTCTGGAGCCGGTGGCGGGGCAGATCGCCGCCATGGGCGACTTCCTGCGCGCCGAGATCGCGGCGGGGAGGACGTACGTACCGGCCGGGGCCAATGTGCTGCGTGCCTTCCAACAGCCCTTCGACGAGGTCAAGGTGCTGATCGTGGGGCAGGATCCCTATCCCACGCCGGGACACGCGGTGGGCCTGTCCTTCTCGGTCGCCCCGGACGTGCGGCCGGTACCGCCGAGCCTCGACAACATCTTCCTGGAGATGCACCGGGACATCGGCACCGGCCGCCCGGCGAACGGCGACCTCACCCCGTGGACCCGGCAGGGCGTCCTGCTGCTCAACAGGTCGCTCACGACCGCGCCCCGGCGCTCCAACGCGCACCAGGGCAAGGGCTGGGAAGCCGTCACCGACCAGGCCATCCGGGCCCTGGCCGCGCGCGGCAAGCCGCTGGTCTCCATCCTCTGGGGACGGGCGGCCCGCAACCTGCGGCCGCTGCTCGGCGAACTGCCCGTCGTGGAGTCCTCGCACCCCTCCCCCAAGTCGGCCGACTACGGGTTCTTCGGCTCCCGTCCGTTCAGCCGGACGAACGAGCTGCTGGTGGGCCAGGGTTCACAGCCTGTGGACTGGCGCTTGCCGTCCGTCAGTTGA
- a CDS encoding sirohydrochlorin chelatase — protein MSSPTGPANGLPVRMPRPRQTGRHRRPEPAVAPEGAPALVLAVPGAPSAPSRGLAEEIISIGRSELPGLDARIGFLEGDDDTEFPSLSGVLSAVASERIARAEFARAAGHEVPAPTGPDAVVVPLLAGPDSDLLRRIRQALMDSSAAAELADVLGPHPLLAEGLHVRLSEAGLARADRARLFTVTTAADGIVLATTGGEEAVQAAGITGMLLAARLAVPVKAAALDQEGSVAAVAEQLRREGSTLLALAPYLIGPEAADGLLDTACKEADCATAEVLGAYGALGKLAVAQYTAALGITQDAAAH, from the coding sequence ATGAGCTCCCCCACTGGGCCCGCAAATGGCCTGCCCGTACGAATGCCGCGACCCCGCCAGACCGGACGGCACCGCCGGCCCGAGCCCGCGGTGGCGCCCGAGGGCGCGCCCGCGCTGGTGCTCGCCGTGCCCGGTGCCCCCTCGGCCCCCTCGCGAGGGCTCGCGGAAGAGATCATCAGCATCGGCCGCTCCGAGCTGCCGGGCCTCGACGCCCGGATCGGCTTCCTCGAAGGTGACGACGACACCGAGTTCCCGTCCCTGTCCGGCGTGCTGAGCGCCGTCGCGTCCGAGCGCATCGCGCGCGCGGAGTTCGCCCGCGCGGCCGGCCACGAGGTGCCCGCGCCGACCGGCCCGGACGCCGTGGTCGTGCCGCTGCTGGCCGGCCCCGACAGCGATCTGCTCCGCCGGATCCGCCAGGCGCTGATGGACTCCTCGGCCGCCGCCGAGCTGGCCGACGTGCTCGGCCCGCACCCGCTGCTCGCCGAGGGCCTGCACGTGCGGCTGTCCGAGGCCGGCCTGGCCCGCGCCGACCGCGCCCGGCTCTTCACCGTGACCACCGCCGCCGACGGCATCGTCCTGGCCACCACCGGTGGCGAGGAGGCCGTACAGGCCGCCGGGATCACGGGCATGCTGCTCGCCGCCCGGCTCGCCGTGCCCGTCAAGGCCGCCGCGCTCGACCAGGAGGGCTCGGTGGCCGCGGTCGCCGAGCAGCTGCGCCGCGAGGGCTCCACGCTGCTCGCGCTCGCCCCGTACCTGATCGGCCCGGAGGCCGCCGACGGACTCCTCGACACCGCCTGCAAGGAGGCCGACTGCGCCACCGCCGAGGTGCTCGGCGCCTACGGCGCGCTCGGCAAGCTGGCCGTCGCGCAGTACACCGCGGCTCTCGGGATCACCCAGGACGCCGCCGCACACTGA
- a CDS encoding lactonase family protein: MGGADNRDRNGERRAYIGSFTSAGGRGVTTAAVDPKTGALTPLAVTAAEDPSYLALSRATGVLYAVNETERGAVAAFRPTATGLAPLGAAVRVGGSGPTHLSVAGRRLFTANYTSGSVSSLPLAADGRPGGPAHVLPHRGSGPDGGRQEGPHAHQVLPDPTGRWVLSVDLGTDSVRVCAPDPATGALRPHAETALRAGTGPRHLAFHPEGAVAYVLHELEPQVTVCRWNGASGRLEPVGEVPVASAGASGAVRAYPSAIVASPDGRFVWAAVRGADTIVTLALADGPGTPRLTGAVGCGGAWPRDLAVDPSGTRLYAANERSGDVTWFDVDPLTGRPHRAGSLPVPAATCVVLG, from the coding sequence GTGGGCGGCGCGGACAATAGGGACCGGAACGGTGAACGGCGGGCCTACATCGGCTCGTTCACCTCGGCGGGCGGCCGCGGCGTCACCACCGCGGCCGTGGACCCGAAGACCGGGGCGCTGACCCCGCTCGCGGTCACCGCCGCCGAGGACCCCTCGTACCTCGCGCTCTCCCGCGCCACCGGCGTGCTCTACGCGGTGAACGAGACCGAGCGCGGTGCGGTCGCCGCCTTCCGGCCCACCGCGACGGGCCTCGCCCCCCTCGGTGCGGCCGTCCGCGTCGGGGGTTCCGGGCCCACCCACCTCAGCGTGGCCGGGCGCAGGCTGTTCACCGCCAACTACACCTCCGGCAGCGTCAGCAGTCTCCCGCTGGCCGCCGACGGCCGCCCGGGCGGGCCCGCCCACGTCCTGCCGCACCGGGGCTCCGGCCCGGACGGCGGCCGGCAGGAGGGCCCGCACGCCCATCAGGTGCTGCCCGACCCGACCGGCCGCTGGGTGCTCAGCGTGGACCTCGGCACCGACTCGGTACGGGTCTGCGCGCCGGACCCGGCCACCGGGGCGCTGCGGCCGCACGCCGAGACCGCGCTGCGCGCCGGGACCGGCCCCCGCCACCTCGCCTTCCATCCGGAGGGCGCGGTGGCGTACGTACTGCACGAGCTGGAGCCGCAGGTGACCGTCTGCCGCTGGAACGGGGCCTCCGGGCGACTGGAACCGGTCGGCGAGGTCCCGGTGGCCTCCGCGGGGGCCTCAGGGGCCGTGCGGGCCTACCCCTCGGCGATCGTCGCCTCGCCCGACGGCAGGTTCGTCTGGGCGGCCGTCCGCGGGGCCGACACGATCGTCACCCTCGCCCTCGCCGACGGGCCCGGGACGCCGCGGCTCACCGGTGCCGTGGGCTGCGGCGGAGCGTGGCCCCGCGACCTCGCCGTCGACCCCTCGGGCACGCGGCTCTACGCGGCCAACGAGCGCTCGGGGGACGTCACCTGGTTCGACGTGGACCCGCTGACCGGCCGGCCGCACCGGGCCGGCTCGCTGCCCGTGCCCGCGGCCACCTGCGTGGTCCTCGGCTGA
- a CDS encoding nitric oxide synthase oxygenase: protein MEILQQRSTTAQVWEAAEEFIRLFHRENADAGDPRARLAAVRAELAETGSYVHTPEELVHGARVAWRNSNRCIGRLYWNSLRVRDRRGLTEADDIAAECFEHLHEATNRGRVRPTITVFAPDAPERPGPLIWSEQLVRYAGYGDHPSITVGDARNAPLTEALLRLGWPGGPGTPFDLLPLVVQGVDDKPRWFDTPADAVLEVPIGHPDGDGWADWGLRWHAVPAISNMCLEIGGIHYPAAPFNGWYMGTEIGARNLADTDRYNLLPAVARRLGLDTSSDRSLWKDRALVELNRAVLHSFDRAGVTIADHHTESRRFLAHMEREERRGREVGADWSWIVPPISGSATPVFHRTYEDRSSSTAYVHHRGAQERAQGRDLV, encoded by the coding sequence ATGGAAATTCTTCAACAGCGCTCCACCACCGCCCAGGTGTGGGAAGCGGCCGAGGAGTTCATCCGACTCTTCCACCGGGAGAACGCGGACGCCGGGGATCCGCGCGCCCGGCTCGCCGCCGTGAGAGCCGAACTCGCCGAGACCGGCAGCTATGTGCACACCCCCGAGGAACTGGTCCACGGGGCCCGGGTGGCCTGGCGCAACAGCAACCGCTGCATAGGGCGGCTCTACTGGAACTCGCTGCGGGTCCGCGACCGCCGCGGGCTCACCGAGGCCGACGACATCGCCGCCGAGTGCTTCGAGCACCTGCACGAGGCGACCAACCGGGGCCGGGTCAGGCCCACGATCACGGTCTTCGCCCCGGACGCCCCGGAGCGGCCCGGCCCGCTCATCTGGAGCGAGCAGCTGGTCAGATACGCGGGCTACGGAGACCACCCCTCCATAACCGTCGGCGACGCCCGCAACGCCCCGCTCACCGAGGCCCTCCTCCGGCTCGGCTGGCCCGGCGGCCCCGGCACCCCCTTCGACCTCCTGCCGCTGGTGGTCCAGGGCGTCGACGACAAACCCCGCTGGTTCGACACCCCCGCGGACGCCGTCCTGGAAGTGCCGATCGGCCACCCCGACGGCGACGGCTGGGCGGACTGGGGGCTGCGCTGGCACGCCGTACCCGCCATCTCCAACATGTGCCTGGAGATCGGCGGAATCCACTACCCGGCCGCGCCGTTCAACGGCTGGTACATGGGCACCGAGATCGGCGCGCGCAACCTCGCCGACACCGACCGGTACAACCTGCTGCCCGCCGTCGCCCGCCGCCTGGGCCTGGACACCTCCAGCGACCGGTCCCTCTGGAAGGACCGCGCGCTCGTCGAACTGAACCGGGCCGTCCTGCACTCCTTCGACCGCGCCGGGGTCACGATCGCCGACCACCACACCGAGTCCCGGCGCTTCCTGGCGCACATGGAACGGGAGGAGCGCAGGGGGCGCGAGGTGGGCGCGGACTGGTCCTGGATCGTGCCGCCGATCTCCGGCTCCGCCACCCCGGTCTTCCACCGCACCTACGAGGACCGCAGCAGCAGCACGGCCTACGTCCACCACCGCGGCGCGCAGGAGCGGGCCCAAGGGCGAGATTTGGTCTAG
- a CDS encoding GNAT family N-acetyltransferase — protein MTTARGSADGIVYRLARPEDAGAIEALDSSFTTTTVFEVSDPGSGDGAGFGFLLREVPVDPPVHKVFPPEEHDEQVFGGGKDSDADARTFVALDGDLVCGFAAVGYAPWNRRLTIEDIEVSPGHRGRGIGRALMECAERFARERGAEHLWLEVSSVNAPAVHAYRRMGFTFCGLDTTLYGGTPAAGEQALYMSRPCR, from the coding sequence ATGACCACCGCACGCGGCTCAGCCGACGGAATCGTCTACCGCCTCGCCCGTCCCGAGGACGCGGGTGCCATCGAGGCCCTGGACAGCTCCTTCACCACCACCACGGTCTTCGAGGTGAGCGACCCCGGCTCGGGAGACGGCGCCGGCTTCGGCTTCCTGCTCCGCGAGGTCCCGGTGGATCCGCCCGTGCACAAGGTGTTCCCGCCGGAGGAGCACGACGAGCAGGTCTTCGGCGGCGGGAAGGACTCGGACGCCGACGCGCGGACCTTCGTGGCCCTCGACGGCGACCTGGTCTGCGGGTTCGCCGCCGTCGGCTACGCCCCCTGGAACCGGCGGCTGACCATCGAGGACATCGAGGTCTCGCCGGGCCACCGGGGCCGCGGCATCGGCCGGGCGCTGATGGAGTGCGCCGAGCGGTTCGCCCGCGAACGGGGCGCGGAGCACCTGTGGTTGGAGGTCAGCTCGGTCAACGCCCCGGCGGTGCACGCCTACCGGCGCATGGGGTTCACGTTCTGCGGCCTCGACACCACGCTGTACGGCGGCACGCCGGCGGCCGGCGAGCAGGCGCTCTACATGAGCCGCCCCTGCCGCTGA
- a CDS encoding HelD family protein: MSTEEFRKEQQFVTDLYRRLDGLRDQAERAVEGALRDVGTGFQARLERDTLVAEQSGLLSALNAGENGLCFGRLEFSDGRDHHIGRLGIRADDAERTPLVLDWRADVARPFYLATGHTPMGLRRRRHISSRGRVVTALHDEILDLTDAERTGHEGADADAVLLAALDAARTGRMHDIVRTIQAEQDRIIRSTHRGVLVVEGGPGTGKTAVALHRAAYLLYAHRELLAKRGVLIVGPGPAFLGYIGGVLPALGETGVLLATPGELFPGVHATAADRPGAAAVKGRAAMAEVLAEVVADRQCLPETVPADTGEEYDTVPEPALEIDHEEYGTLLLDRTMAYEARDRARATGLPHNQARPFFAFPVIDALTAQLADRLGADPYGGPNLLGSDDIAQLGKEIATSAAVQAAIDSLWPSLTPQQLISDFLAEPTHLPAHEADLIRRAPSARPEWTPADVPLLDEAAELLGEDDTARRAAEERERQRRIAYAQGVLDLSEGSQSYEFEDEENEFLAAHDIIDAERMAERHEEADHRSTAERAAADRTWAFGHVIVDEAQELSAMAWRLLMRRCPTRSMTLVGDPAQTADEAGCGSWEGVLSPYVGERWELVRLGVNYRTPAEIMEVAAAVLRTRDPGFEPPRSVRATGVRPWAHATGDLAAATREAVARELPAEGRLAVIAPRARHAVLAAALPGVRAGAEPDLTRQVVLLDPRQAKGLEFDTVIVVEPAELRPSDLYVALTRATQSLGVVHTAGRLPAGLADTPEGLLRR, translated from the coding sequence TTGTCAACCGAGGAATTCCGGAAAGAGCAGCAATTCGTCACCGACCTCTATCGGCGCCTCGACGGTCTGCGTGACCAGGCCGAACGGGCGGTCGAAGGGGCGCTGCGCGATGTCGGTACCGGGTTTCAGGCGCGCCTGGAGCGGGACACCCTGGTGGCCGAGCAGTCCGGTCTGCTTTCCGCCCTGAATGCGGGCGAGAACGGCCTCTGTTTCGGCCGTCTGGAGTTCTCCGACGGCCGGGACCACCACATCGGCCGGCTCGGAATCCGGGCCGACGACGCGGAACGCACTCCGCTGGTCCTGGACTGGCGGGCGGACGTGGCCCGCCCCTTCTACCTCGCCACCGGGCACACCCCCATGGGGCTGCGCCGCCGCCGGCACATCAGCAGCCGGGGGCGCGTGGTCACCGCCCTGCACGACGAGATCCTCGACCTGACCGACGCGGAGCGCACCGGCCACGAGGGAGCCGACGCGGACGCCGTGCTGCTCGCCGCGCTCGACGCCGCCCGGACCGGCCGGATGCACGACATCGTCCGCACCATCCAGGCCGAGCAGGACCGGATCATCCGCTCCACGCACCGCGGGGTGCTGGTCGTCGAGGGCGGTCCCGGTACCGGCAAGACCGCGGTCGCGCTGCACCGCGCCGCGTACCTGCTGTACGCGCACCGGGAGCTGCTCGCCAAGCGCGGTGTGCTGATCGTCGGACCGGGTCCTGCCTTCCTCGGCTACATCGGCGGGGTGCTCCCGGCGCTCGGCGAGACGGGCGTACTGCTGGCAACCCCGGGCGAGCTCTTCCCCGGCGTCCACGCCACCGCCGCCGACCGCCCCGGGGCCGCCGCGGTGAAGGGGCGGGCCGCGATGGCGGAGGTCCTGGCCGAGGTGGTGGCCGACCGGCAGTGCCTGCCGGAGACCGTGCCGGCGGACACCGGGGAGGAGTACGACACCGTCCCCGAGCCGGCGCTGGAGATCGACCACGAGGAGTACGGGACCCTGCTGCTGGACCGCACCATGGCGTACGAGGCACGGGACCGGGCCCGGGCCACCGGGCTGCCGCACAACCAGGCGCGTCCCTTCTTCGCCTTCCCGGTCATCGACGCGCTCACCGCGCAGCTCGCCGACCGGCTGGGCGCCGATCCGTACGGCGGTCCGAACCTGCTGGGCTCGGACGACATCGCCCAGCTCGGCAAGGAGATCGCGACGAGCGCCGCCGTACAGGCGGCCATCGATTCGCTGTGGCCGTCCCTCACCCCCCAGCAGCTGATCTCCGACTTCCTGGCGGAGCCCACGCACCTGCCCGCGCACGAGGCCGACCTGATCCGGCGCGCGCCCTCGGCCCGGCCGGAGTGGACCCCGGCCGACGTCCCGCTCCTGGACGAGGCCGCCGAGCTGCTCGGCGAGGACGACACCGCCCGGCGGGCCGCCGAGGAACGGGAGCGGCAGCGGCGCATCGCCTACGCGCAGGGGGTGCTGGACCTGTCCGAGGGCTCTCAGTCGTACGAGTTCGAGGACGAGGAGAACGAGTTCCTCGCGGCCCACGACATCATCGACGCGGAGCGGATGGCCGAGCGCCACGAGGAGGCAGACCACCGCAGCACCGCCGAGCGGGCCGCGGCCGACCGCACCTGGGCCTTCGGGCACGTGATCGTGGACGAGGCGCAGGAGCTGTCGGCGATGGCGTGGCGGCTGCTGATGCGGCGCTGCCCGACCCGGTCGATGACCCTGGTCGGCGATCCGGCGCAGACGGCCGACGAGGCGGGGTGCGGCTCGTGGGAGGGCGTCCTGTCGCCGTACGTGGGCGAGCGCTGGGAGCTGGTCCGGCTGGGGGTCAACTACCGCACGCCGGCCGAGATCATGGAGGTGGCGGCGGCCGTGCTGCGCACGCGCGATCCCGGCTTCGAACCGCCGCGTTCGGTACGGGCCACCGGGGTGCGGCCGTGGGCGCACGCGACCGGCGACCTGGCGGCGGCGACCCGGGAGGCCGTGGCGCGGGAGCTGCCGGCCGAGGGCCGGCTCGCGGTGATCGCGCCGCGGGCGCGGCACGCGGTGCTGGCCGCCGCACTGCCGGGGGTACGGGCGGGTGCGGAGCCGGACCTGACCCGGCAGGTGGTCCTGCTGGACCCGCGCCAGGCCAAGGGGCTGGAGTTCGACACGGTGATCGTGGTGGAACCGGCCGAGCTCCGGCCGAGCGACCTGTACGTGGCGCTGACCCGGGCCACCCAGTCCCTCGGGGTGGTGCACACCGCCGGCAGGCTGCCGGCGGGGTTGGCGGACACCCCGGAGGGGCTGCTCAGGCGCTGA
- a CDS encoding FUSC family protein, translating into MFVAPDPGRMRLRNSARAVIGVAAAVALAEVCGLSLTASITGGLAALLALFTVLDADVRAQRRTTALLPVAGFPVLTLATTLHGVPLARDAAFLAVVFAGVYARRFGPRGHALGIFAFMMFFVTQFLHARPGQLPELYAAVGLALLAAGAVRFGLWPIERRTPPPAAPPGLPGTGLARPTTRQAFQATAACAFALGIGQALSDDRWYWAVGTAWWIFVNTASRGETLVRGFRRVLGTVVGIAAGLLIAVPLHGAPVPTAALVAVCVFGIFYTAAPSYSWMMFFVTVMAGLLYGLLGVLHPGLLLLRFQETAIGALGAALAVVLILPVTTHAANDAWIQRALHCVRASTAAALERLAGDPDADPAPHAAELELLLGRVRMALAPLVHPLSPLRARKARARQVLALLDDCARDVRGLVAVAADPQASHDARLAAACWRVEAAVEALTAPHGGAPGPATVPHPRPAAAEPALAHLHGLEHTLVALATPLRTDPRAPLVISA; encoded by the coding sequence ATGTTCGTGGCTCCGGATCCGGGGCGTATGAGACTGCGGAACTCGGCCCGCGCGGTGATCGGCGTCGCCGCCGCCGTCGCCCTCGCCGAAGTGTGCGGTCTCTCCCTGACCGCCTCCATCACCGGGGGACTGGCGGCCCTGCTCGCCCTCTTCACCGTCCTCGACGCGGACGTCCGCGCCCAGCGCCGCACCACCGCCCTGCTGCCCGTCGCCGGATTCCCCGTCCTGACCCTCGCCACCACCCTGCACGGGGTGCCCCTCGCCCGGGACGCCGCCTTCCTCGCCGTCGTGTTCGCCGGGGTGTACGCCCGCCGCTTCGGCCCGCGCGGACACGCCCTCGGGATCTTCGCGTTCATGATGTTCTTCGTCACCCAGTTCCTGCACGCCCGGCCCGGGCAGCTGCCCGAGCTGTACGCCGCCGTCGGCCTGGCGCTCCTGGCCGCCGGGGCCGTGCGCTTCGGGCTGTGGCCCATCGAGCGGCGCACCCCGCCCCCCGCGGCCCCGCCCGGCCTGCCGGGAACCGGGCTCGCGCGGCCCACGACCCGGCAGGCCTTCCAGGCCACCGCCGCTTGCGCCTTCGCGCTCGGCATCGGCCAGGCGCTCTCCGACGACCGCTGGTACTGGGCCGTCGGCACCGCCTGGTGGATCTTCGTGAACACCGCCTCCCGGGGCGAGACCCTCGTACGGGGCTTCCGCCGCGTCCTCGGCACCGTTGTCGGCATCGCCGCCGGACTGCTGATCGCCGTACCCCTGCACGGCGCGCCGGTACCCACCGCGGCACTGGTGGCCGTATGCGTCTTCGGGATCTTCTACACGGCCGCGCCGTCGTACTCCTGGATGATGTTCTTCGTCACCGTCATGGCCGGGCTGCTCTACGGCCTCCTCGGAGTCCTGCACCCCGGACTGCTGCTCCTGCGCTTCCAGGAGACCGCCATCGGCGCGCTCGGCGCCGCCCTCGCCGTCGTGCTCATCCTTCCGGTCACCACCCACGCCGCCAACGACGCGTGGATCCAGCGCGCCCTGCACTGCGTACGCGCCTCCACCGCGGCCGCCCTGGAACGCCTCGCGGGCGACCCGGACGCCGACCCCGCCCCGCACGCCGCCGAGCTGGAGCTCCTGCTGGGCCGGGTACGGATGGCGCTCGCGCCGCTCGTCCACCCGCTGAGCCCGCTGCGCGCCCGCAAGGCCCGGGCCCGGCAGGTGCTCGCGCTGCTCGACGACTGCGCCCGGGACGTGCGCGGGCTGGTCGCCGTCGCCGCCGACCCGCAGGCTTCGCACGACGCCCGGCTGGCTGCCGCCTGCTGGCGCGTGGAGGCCGCGGTGGAGGCCCTGACCGCCCCGCACGGTGGCGCTCCCGGGCCCGCCACCGTGCCGCACCCCCGGCCCGCCGCCGCGGAACCGGCCCTCGCCCACCTCCACGGCCTGGAGCACACCCTCGTGGCGCTGGCGACCCCGCTGCGCACCGACCCCCGGGCGCCACTGGTCATCAGCGCCTGA